TGCCCACAGAGTATTAAGTTTATATTTGCTGGTGCTGCatgatgtgttttctctctgttcttatAATCATAGCAGATGAGACCTTGTTCAGATGGACCCCCAACAGGAGCAAGTTGCTTAGAGAGTTCTGGGAGGATTATGTGCTGGTGATGGAGACCCTGGAGGAGAATCAGGTAGAAAATCACACATGACTGTTGGTTCAGAGGTGCAAATCATGATAGAACAGCTTTGtaatgtttcttttcctctccaggTTCATGTCGTCCGACCAGTTCTAAATAGAATAGACACGTTGATCCAGACGACAGTGAATGATAGTCAAGGTAATGCTAGAATCTGGCTTAGTTTTGTATTTCCTCTCTATGTCCTTTCAGCAAATTAGGTTTATATTTCtagctttgttttggtgtaCGTTGAGCAAAGTGATTCAGCTTTATCACATTCCACCTCCTTTTTTCTCCATGAATCAAAAAGACTAAACTGATCGTAATATCTTTTCATCACATATTCACCATTTCATCAACACACTTATATTTTCAGTTAAAGTTTGAAAATGGTAAAAAGATGTTTGTTACATACAGTCAATCCAAACAGCTTTGTTCAATTGAAAATGCAGTCCGTGGAATAAACCAacccaagagaaaaaaaattgtgtgaGGTGCCAACCTGACGGTTTGTGCCTGTTTTCCATCAGGTCAAGGCCTGTTCCACCCCtcctggctgctgtgtgtgtaccAGCGGATGTTCCACAGTGAGAATAAGTCCTTgatgagagagggagtgtgtcaCATGCTCGAGCTGCAGGTCCTGCAGCAGCCGGACTTTGCTTTAGCCTTTTCTCAGGTACAGGCTCAGACGCAGTTCAATCAGTGTGATTTGGGCATATTAGTGCATTATTTGTACGTTCAAGTTTCCTTCCATGTTGCTTTACTCCTCAGTTCATCGTTGGACCTTTTATGGATGTTCTGTCCGAAACGTCGCTCTTCCACAGGTGAGGGTTTGAAGTCAGAACCTCAAGCAAATGATTTGAATATTTGAGGAACTACTGTGTTCTCAAGTGTATTTTTTGCACCTGTCCTCATTAACCAAACTTCTGTCCACATGTAGGTCGGTTGGGCAGAGTGTAGGAGATTGCCCCGAACTTGGGGCTAAGCTCCAAGTCTTCATGGCCACCTTTTTCAGCAGCCTGCCTTCAGAGCATAGAGGTACAGAAGCCACAgtgaatacattttaacaaagcCACTTCTCATGGTAAAAATGCCGATCCAACTTTGACTGTTGTGTTGGCTCTGCAGGCCGTATGTTGCTGCAGATGATCCAGCAGATGTGCTCTAAGCACTGGTGCGCAGtacctcttctcttcctctctcaggcTCTATCCAAACTCCCTCCAAGTCCGCTGCTGGGGATCGACGGGCTCACTGCTCTCAGGTACCTCATCGTGCCTCACAGTAATTAGACAGACTGTGTCATATCTGGCTACACTTGACATGGAAGCTCATTTAAATCTGTGGTGTTTCACAGGGAGGTACTGCGCTGCACCATGATCACTCATCAGGTCCTCCTGAGAGGTGCTGCTCAGTGCTTCCTGTTGAACAGTGCCCTCTGTCTGACTGACGTGGTAAGACACAAATGGCGCACATAGTGCTGAAATAACTGAAACGCCTCCAAATACAATATGACAGGCCTGCTGTGAACAGCATTTTGAATGTCGTGATGTTACAGCTTTTTTGAACTGTTACAGTTACCTggtatattattgttttttagcGAATATTCACTTCACTTATGAGCACTGAGGTGCTAATGTGATAGTATATTGTAGATAGGTAGAttgacactttattgatcctgaggtATTTCAAgtgatcccgagggaaattcagtcTACAGTCTGTAGATTCAGACAAAATTAGTTTATCAGGttattgaaagaaaagaaattcgATCATCGATGAAACTTTGAAGTTAATtatcatgtaaaaataaaaaaaaataaaatagctgcTTTCACTTTAGTAAATGTAGAGATTTACTGCTTTTCACGACATATGCCAAACAACGAAAAAGTGTTTTGCCAGAGAGGATCAGTGCTTACACATTGTTAAACTCCACCAGAAATGAGTGATTGACATTTAGTGGGATAGTTTCTCAGCAACACTACATGATGATTAAATCTAGACACCAGTTAAATATATACCTCTGAAAGTCTCAATAAAAACCAGACACTGAACTCACTGTGGGGCTGTTGTACTGCACTGTCtggtgtttcttttattttgtccagcCCCTGTGCTTTCATATACAGCTGCTGAGTAATTGAAATATCTTGTTGCAGAGCACAGTGACCCTAGATGATGTTTTTAGTTTCCTGATGGATTTTCGTGCAGACGAGTCCCTGTGTAGAGGCACACAGATATGGAAACAGGTACATTGTATTAAAGAAACAGGGAGAATTAACCAGcctaaaatgttgtttaaatcacATGTTATGGATGTTGTATGACTAAGTTGCTTCCCTGTGAATCTTTGACATGGCTGCAGTTGTGTGTCTGGCTATATGACAATGAAGGCAGTTTCAAGCCCAGAATTCTGAATGGAGATTGTGCTGATGCTGCCACAAAGAAGGAAACTGTAAGAAGCTATGTGCAGAACGAGATGTACACTTATCTCCGTGTCCCACCCAGCACAGGTAAGTCTAAGACGATGTTGTCATCTGTCAGATCATTGGACACAGCTGTTTAGGCTGCACTTGTTGGAGTTGGTTTAAGTTTGTCTCCCTTCTCCTTAGGTCACACTGAGAGATTACCCGACCAGAAAGAGGCTGATAAGTTGGCCAGGGCcattctgctgtgtgtggaCATGGAGAGGAATCAACTCAGCGCAGAGACTGCTAACACTCTGGAGTCATTACTGTCTCCGCTGCTGGACACCCTGAGCAGAGTCAACACCAATGTCTACCTGCCTGTGCGAAAGAGTGACAAGAGCCTGCAGCTCATTTTCCGACTGTTCCAGCTGGGAAGAACACCAAGCTGTCAGCATGCTGGAGAGGAGCAAGGTTTGTGTGGATAACACTGATTCGTAGTTATAGCTGTTGAGTCCGCCTTCTTGCGTTTGCAGTAGGTGGATactctcactttttttcttgtatCTAAGGCTGAGATCTACTATTTATCCTTCAACCCGTAGATTTAGTGTTGCTTTGGATCTAGCATCTAGTCCTCTGTTATTCAATCTACAACATAACCTGCTGCTTTGAGCATCATATTATTGTATAATTGTGCCATGGAACACATCTCAGCATCTGAAAACCAAACTTTTCTTTAGGTCTTCTGGTAGCACTATACTTACAATAGTCCCCGTCTTGGTTAAGTGGCTTAAGAGTGTGTGACGTTCAACTCCTCTGACCCTGTTTTTCACAGTGGATAACGTGATGGTGGCCATGAAGAAGCTCATTTTTAAACTTGTCGATCCAGTCCAGGAGTTTATCCAGAGGAGGCTGTTTGGTGAGCTGCAGGAGGTAAACAGTGACTCAAGCAAATCACCGTCACTCCAATTAACAATGATGCTCCCAGTGAATAGCTCTGACTTGTGCACGTGCTGTTTGTTCATACAGCTGTTTGATGTGGAGCGGGCAGAGCTGTATCTGTGTGTCCTGAGGCAACTGGTCATCACATACAGTTCTGCACCACAGCACCACAATAAGCTTCAGCAGACCTGTTTCCCTAAACTTATCAAGCACAGCCTCAGGGTCCTGCAAGAACCAAGCCAGCAggtacaaaatgaaatattcaagcTCTTGTCATCAGGCAGGAATTTCATAAATCAGCTTGATTGCTTGATTATTCagcgctttttttttttctcccttgccTGATCCACTCTGTGGAAAATCAGATGGCTAGTGCAGTTGCTATGGCATCTGTGGCTATGGTGTGTGATCTTGTGGAGCAGAGAGTGATTGACATGCAACCAGAGACCATTTCTGTCCTGAAATCATTGAATGACTACTTCTACAATCCAGCGTCAAAAAGTCCATCCGCTTTGGGGAACTTCAACAAACGCCTGCAAAAACCACAGACTGAAGATTGTTCAAGGTCAGTGGAATACTCAATAAACCTCAAAAtgtataatacatttttaaaaaatctggaTTCATTTAGGATTTTattaactgaaaaatattcagaaaaatcATCTTTTTCATTAGTGATGGAGGAGTGCATAGTCCTCTGCTGCAGGACTGGGGACGCATTGCTGCAAAGTTCATGCGGGACCAGTGGATGTGTCTGAGCTTCCTGATTAAGGCTGTTGGGATTCCAGAGGGTGTAGAGGTTTCCAGAGTGCCTGAGACTCTCAAGGCTGCTCTGAGCTGCGCTGTGGAGGCCCTGGCTCTGCTGCCCAGTGACCTGGTGCTGCCTGTGCTTACCTTTATGGAGACAGTGCTACCACAAGTGAGTCAATTGAATTGAGGGGTTTAGGTTTAGCAAGTTCTTTACAGTTATAAGATGAAGGATTTCTTGCAAAAACTTGCATAGTATCTGATGAAGTGTTTGGTTTGGACATGTTTTGATCCCAGTTACTGCATTGTGAGGAGACCCTCTGTGTGGAAGCTGTGACTCTTAGCTGGGAGCTGGTGCAGGGGCTGACCACCAATGCCCATGACTTCTGGCTGGCCCTGAGAGGTTTTATCTCCATGGCCTTCCACCATAAGCTGCTTGAGCTAACAGACTCTCAGGCTCCGACACTCGTCGCCACCTTAAAACAGGTAATTAGAATTGGCCTGGTTGACTTGGAAAGAAAGGGATACGCTGATTTACACTTTCAGTATGCTTTTTCCACGATGTACACACGTGGTGGTGCTGTACGATTGTTTTTAGATTGCCGCTGAGCTGACGGAGCTGTCCCAGTCAAAGAGCGGAGTGTTTGGCGTACTGCTTCAACACTGCTGTCAGACATGGCTGCCCGCCGACCGAGGCAGCGGTGACAAGGCCCACTCCAcgttttcttgtgttttcagcCACATCAGCATACTCACTGAGGCTTGTGTCTATGGACCAGTGTTCAGGAGAGATCAACGGTAACTTTCAGCAGCGTTTCTCAGATTTGTTCACTTGTTTCTATGGGCCGTTTTAACTGTTTCATCTTCAAAGGCTCATCCAGGATGTCCAAACATATGTGGAGCAACTCGGTGAAGAGTGTGCTGCCAATGTCGCAGTTACAAGGTGagctcagtttctctgtgttgCGGTAACTGCCTGCTTCATGGCTGTGATTTAAAACAGTACCACAAGAGGTCTCTCTTACTGTGCAGTTGTTTTGACAGTTTACCTacttttcatcattttccaGTGATAACAGGGATGATCAGTTGCCCCGCATATGTGTACTGGCTTTCCTCAGTCGCCTGGATTCCTCTAATCTGCAGCATCAAAGACTGATGGAGGAACTAGTCCTGGATTTATTGAAAAAGGTACATGATACAGTTGAAGTGTATTTATTTGAACATTATTTGGCAAAATATATTATCATGTTACGTTGACATTGATATTCCACTGGAAGtcagctaaaataaaatcaataaatcagttCTGAAGATTTGTGTCTCATGCatcttaatttttgttttcatgagaaTAATTAATCTCCTGTCTCATATTTTGATCCCGGGCTGAAAAGAGCAGAGATAAAGACAAGCCGGTCTCTAATTTGTAAACAATATGTaatttgtttgtactttgtttatGTGTGGCAACAGCTACTTGATTTGCTTTATGATATTCTGAATTACTCTTAGCATGTCAGCTTTTTTTCATTAAGATAATAAATTAAGCAGCAGTTACAGCTTAACAACACCATTTTCCATTACTCCCCTCCATCCCATCTCTCCAGGATAATGACATATCAAAGTCAAAAGTGCGTTACTATGGCAACTCCCTGCAACATCGTGTGAAAAACAGAGTATGGcagacactgctgctgttgctgcccaAACTCAGAGAGGTAAGACAATTACTCTTACAGTCACACAGGAAATAACCTCTCAGAAAGCAACAgtgtacgtctgtgtgtgtgtgtgtgtgtgtgtgtgtgtgtgtgtgtgtctatatgcgtgtgcatgcatgcaggaGTTTGTTGCCACTTTTCTGAACCGTGTGTTTGAAGCTGGATTCTGCAGTAACCAGGCATCGGTCAAGTACCTGATCGAGTGGatgatgattctgattcttgtCTACTATCCACAACACATGGACAGTTTTTGGGCCTGCTTCAGCATGGTGAGCTCCCACTATAGACACCTAACTATCAGAATACATACTAAAATATGCTACAGTAATATATTATGAGTAACATAGAATCACTGAatgatttctctgttttctataCAGGATCATGAAAAGACCAAGACAAGTAGCTGCACCTTCCTGTCAGTCCTGGTACATTTCAATGTCATCATTCCTAATCTTAAGGATGAGGTAAAgccttatttctttttcttcactcaCTCACCCATTCTTTTTGCATCACCTCTCAGTATATGAaacatttctccctctctccccctgtgGGTTTTCAAGGCTGTGCAGTTGCGTAAAGCGCTGGACATCATCCTGCAGTGGTGTTTCAACCATAACTTCAGCGTGCGCCTGTATGCCTTACTGGCGCTGAAAAGGGTGTGGACCTTGGCTGAAGTTCGGGCAAGGGAAGGGGCTGATGGTTTTGGAGGGCTGTCCACTGTGATCAAAGCCTGTCTGTACCAGGCTGAGGCAATGCAGAGCACCGGGTGAGTGCAGAGCAGCTACAACAACTCCAAAAAGCTGGCTgcaatgtgtaaaatgtgtttatttgagtttttatttgctgtcttaTCATTTAGAAATGCCAACAAGAACTGGATGAGGATTCAGGAGCACTTCTTCTTTGGTGCCTTTCATCCTATCAGGGATTACAGTGTTGAGGTATGCAAGTATGTTTCTGCTAAACAAATGAATCCTGCTAAAATACAGTAACAATGTATAAtaacatgtatttgttttttctttcccagaCAATATTCTATACTTTCCCCAGTCTGTCAGAGTTGGCTGATGATGAGTGGATTCCACCCTGGAAGTTTGAGAAACTGTCCTGTTTCTGTGAGAGTCCCTCTTTGGCTTTGCGAAATCCCAGTCCTGAGCTGAGCCAGCTCCAGCCTGGAGACTGGATCCAGCAAGACAAAGGTATAGTAATAGCTCTCAAAAACAGTGGGACTGCTTTATATAACACGCCTTCGTCGTACCTCATCTCAGACTGAGAGGTCTCTGTGTCGTATCCTGCAGGTGAGCAGAATAAGGAGGACCGCTGGGCTGACGTGCAGAAGAAGATCACACCCTGGAGACTGGGAATCCAGGAGCAGGAGCTTGAACTtcagctggttccacagcagaggGCAGCTCGACTGGGCAAACTGCACGGCGCCCTGCTGGTGGTAGCCTCTCTTATTGACAAGCCCACCAATTTAGGAGGTGAGGAACAGCATGACAAAtcacatttctttgctttttttattgtatttctttgtCAGTAAACACTAGTACAATGTCTCTTGTACTAGTACTCTTCCATTTATGGAACATTACAGGCTTTTGTTTGGTGTCACAATGATGATCTGGGCGAAGAGGtcaaacacagctgctgctaaAACCAGTCCCTTAAGCTCTCTTATCAGAGTTTAGACAGGGAATGTCCAGCTTTCACCACAAACCCCTGTATTTTATGTTCTCTGCTAGTGTAATCCGATGCTTTTGTCTCAAATGATAACGGGCTGAATCAATCAGAATTTGTTTATAGAGGAAAAGACCCATTTTCAAAATCAATATTGAAACTGGGTGATGTAAGCAAGAACATTAGCTGCTCTGTAAATGAAATTGCCCTCTCAGTTGCCATTATAGGTGTAACCTTTTAATATCTGTCTGTGTCCACGATAACAGACTGTTATCAGTTCATGCTGAGTCATTACAGCAACagattatgtaaaaaaaaaaaaaaaaaaaatctctttttagATGTaatgggtcttttttttttttaaaccacagcTTGACATTGTGGCAATTCAAAGATCATATTTAGATAGATGTCACATTTAGGCTTTgtgctcatttgtttgtttgttattgtagGTCTGTGCAGGACCTGTGAGATCTTCGGTGCCAGTGCCCTGGTTCTGGACAGCCTCCGCCACGTCAGCGACAAACACTTTCAGTCCCTGAGTGTCTCGTCTGAGCTCTGGCTTCCCCTGTTAGAGGTGAAGTGCATAAAATGATCTCACATTACTCCTGAAGAGAGTTTTTCTCAGGAACCtgagaaatgtgtttgaaatgaaacgTTCATCTACTTCATTCCTTAGATTACAAACTGAATCTGTTCATCAGGTGAAACCTGTGGAGCTCACTGACTTCCTGCAGGTGAAGAAGAGTGAAGGCTACTGCATTGTTGGAGTGGAGCAGACAGCCAACAGTCAGAGCCTCCAGGACTACCAGTTCCCTGAGAAGACCCTGCTCCTTCTGGGGTATGACAGCATTAAACACTCAGTCATgtagttaagttaagttaagtcAAAGCACAGTGCTTTTTTTAGTTTGCATAAATGCATGCAAGCTTCTGTCTTCCCTTGTGATTCCCACATACATGAAGGCGTGAGCTGACGAGGCTATTTAATGTTATCTTGCCAGTTTAGTGTGTTTCCCTGCGGTGCCTGTGCCTCTGCTCTCCATGGTGTACCTGTTGGGGCATGCTGGCCTGTAATTGGTTCTCCCTGAGGGGTGGCACACAGGAAATAAATTACACAAACCAATGTGTGGTGACAACAGCAGAAAAGCGTCTTGTGTACTGTATTGTGGTCGTGAATCTGCACTGTGGCTTCCATCATTTGGGCCAACGGGACAGAAAAGATCGTTTTATTAAACCCTTTGTAGCTTCTCTGAACTGTAATTATAAGACTGCGTAGTTGGCAGGTGTAGTTACTGTTGTGCAACTGGCCTGGCGGAGAGGGAGAGATTAATATTTATCACGGCGTCTGTGTAggtgtcctgttttgttttagacCGTTCAGCCACAGACGTGTGAACAAGGCTGTTAGCTCAAACACATCGTGTGTGAGCTGAATCTTGAGTGCTTTCACAGCTGCGCTCTCCCCTGCACAGCACGGCCCGGCTCTAATCTCTCATCAGGTCGCTGTTATCTCAGCCAGTTGCTCTCATGATAAGTGTAGCTCATCAAATCATGCTTTCTTACTGTGTGGCACCCTCTGCGTTCTGACTGAAAGCCAAACTCATTACCTCTTTATGTTTGCTTTGCATGACCCATATTGCTGGATCTCAGTATATACTCAGTTGATTACAGTTTGATTTGCTCTTGGACTTGAGTTTATGAGtcatttgtgttaaaaaaaaaaaaaaaaagaagttaattCTTCATAATCTTAAGGACTTGAGAAACTGAAGAATTGACTTGTCTGCTCATAGGGCCCTTAAATTAAATCACGTGCACAGCATCGTTATACCAAGTGAAAGTGGAAATGAAAACCATTCAAAAAATGTTGATTGAGGTGCATATGATACACAATTGAGTGAAGACTGAAAAAACAGATGTTCTGGTGTCACATTAACAGATGTCAGTGCTGACATGTTGCTGTCATGAAACTCAATCCAGTGTAAATCCTGCAGCAGAATTTATTTTGATTACATTCTGAATAATTTTCAGCGATTGTTTCTGTAAATTAATTTGCACGATAGATTAGTCTATCCCAAATATCACCTGCTGTTGAAAAGCAGATGAGTAACCCTCTTTGAGGTTGAATTTTTATATACTGTTCCTGTGAATTCCCTTTCCTAAAAGTTCAGGGTAAACACTGAACTCTTTCCATAATAGGTATGGAAATAGTTGGATTTAAAGAAAGATTttatattttggaaaatatgccttttcattcttttgctgATGATAGCTTGAAAAGGttgatgccactctcatgtctTTATGATAAATATGTGTCtagagccagcagctggtttaGTTTAGCACAAGCGCAGGGGAAACAGTTAGTCCTGTCCAAAGTACAGCATCCAGTTCTTCTTAATCTCTCTAATTAAtgctttatattttgtttatttaatccCTATAAACACCAAAGTGTCTAAACAAAGGTTTTAtttctaagctaagctaaccagctgctggctctgGCTCTGTATTTCTTGTACAAACATGAGAGTGTTCTGAGTCTTCTCACTCAACATGAAAACCTGTTTAAAAAAGCCTGTCCCTCCctgaattatatatatatatattctctctctctctctctttctttccccctcTTATAGCAATGAACGAGAAGGTATACCTGCCAATTTGCTCCGAatgctggatgtgtgtgtggagatcCCCCAGCAAGGGGTCATCCGTTCACTCAACGTGCATGTGAGCGCTGCTCTGCTGATTTGGGAATACACTCGGCAGCACCTCACCTCTGGCTCGCCTGAAGTCGACTCGAAACGCAGCTGAAGCGGCGGTGACCGGCAGCACAGTCCTATAGCAGGCTGTGGCATCTGCCTTGCAGACACTGGCCTTCCTTGGTGCTCCTCCTGGAAACAACTGCGAAAAGAGTCGGGGTGGGGGGGCTTAAAATGAACATGTAAACTTGAGCCACAGTGCATGAAGGTGCTCCCCATACAGGTTACATCAGGGCCTTTCAGGATGTtccatctctctgtcctttctGGTTTCAGGTCAGCAGTTACCTTGTGCCTTAATGAGAGTCATGAATAGAGATGGGCTCTGGTTATTACATCTAAATATTCCACTGGGCATGCGGTTGTATTAATGGAGGCAAGCTGTGTGTCGGCAGAGCAGAGACGTACGTGGGAATTTTCCCCTTTGAGGAGGAACATTCTTGTTTATGTAAGCAGTTAGTTTTTGCCTCAGAGCAACAGGATGGACTATAATATTCACACCCAAGAAACTAGAACCCATAATATGTACTGtaaatgctgcttttgtttgtggctcactgatgtttatatttgcagtgtgtgtgcagttctttttaaattgtaaaaccTTTTGATACggttgaatgaataaataaataaaactagtTTGCAAGGGGTTAAATTTAGCTCTTGGTGTTCATgcgtcctcctccctccccttcaAAGAGTAAAGGAGTTGGTTCACCTGGAGACCTGTCTGAGCACGAGGGGAACAGGTGGAGAACGTTTGATCACGCTCACTTCTTTTTCCGTCAAGtcacgcttttttttttttttttatttctttacgTGGCTCATCATGTAAGGACAGCGGTTTGCTTTGAGATGGACATGGATGACCTGGGTAGCCCCCGGTCGTCTTTGCGGACGGAGGCAGCGGTGAACGCGAGCTGCACGGAGGACGCAGGGCACTATGCGTCCGGACGGGTCCGGCTGGTCCTGGAGATCCTCATGGTGCTGATGTGTTTGGGTGCTGTGACAGGTACACACTTGGCTGTTTATTTACACTTTAATGCGTCAATATAAGCTTCGACTTGTTCTAATTCTTAATATTTTCTACAGATTCAAATTTTAAGTAACTTCGACACAGTTACGCAAAAGCACATCAATTCTtcttaacattttatttccttgttcCACCACCTCAGT
This region of Scatophagus argus isolate fScaArg1 chromosome 10, fScaArg1.pri, whole genome shotgun sequence genomic DNA includes:
- the tarbp1 gene encoding probable methyltransferase TARBP1 isoform X1 encodes the protein MYSVLINAVLSSSPDYGLLFESLSWPSDSWPETERVEALSAFIEGLGSLMADSDTTPLTTVNRKSIINKIDSVIWTHCLPLLSKISAEAGKGTQCRESTAAACRLMSVCLPLCDEVVPGRVALSVLPSLQMSEEDAPAPGRLNVEVASELMAVLIPSLSTDEHLTLTILTSALSCIKTLPDPLVSKVTVRLLLTLLNCCSGARLGGVLKLILDDLCSWHSTDRTPVVTERALLCLTALSDHLLKPHSQSPSSSPPSSCDPRLSLQFWRMVQDGLTHRDSVSRKRALYLLKKSVALSEEDSVDCSLSPSGQADETLFRWTPNRSKLLREFWEDYVLVMETLEENQVHVVRPVLNRIDTLIQTTVNDSQGQGLFHPSWLLCVYQRMFHSENKSLMREGVCHMLELQVLQQPDFALAFSQFIVGPFMDVLSETSLFHRSVGQSVGDCPELGAKLQVFMATFFSSLPSEHRGRMLLQMIQQMCSKHWCAVPLLFLSQALSKLPPSPLLGIDGLTALREVLRCTMITHQVLLRGAAQCFLLNSALCLTDVSTVTLDDVFSFLMDFRADESLCRGTQIWKQLCVWLYDNEGSFKPRILNGDCADAATKKETVRSYVQNEMYTYLRVPPSTGHTERLPDQKEADKLARAILLCVDMERNQLSAETANTLESLLSPLLDTLSRVNTNVYLPVRKSDKSLQLIFRLFQLGRTPSCQHAGEEQVDNVMVAMKKLIFKLVDPVQEFIQRRLFGELQELFDVERAELYLCVLRQLVITYSSAPQHHNKLQQTCFPKLIKHSLRVLQEPSQQMASAVAMASVAMVCDLVEQRVIDMQPETISVLKSLNDYFYNPASKSPSALGNFNKRLQKPQTEDCSSDGGVHSPLLQDWGRIAAKFMRDQWMCLSFLIKAVGIPEGVEVSRVPETLKAALSCAVEALALLPSDLVLPVLTFMETVLPQLLHCEETLCVEAVTLSWELVQGLTTNAHDFWLALRGFISMAFHHKLLELTDSQAPTLVATLKQIAAELTELSQSKSGVFGVLLQHCCQTWLPADRGSGDKAHSTFSCVFSHISILTEACVYGPVFRRDQRLIQDVQTYVEQLGEECAANVAVTSDNRDDQLPRICVLAFLSRLDSSNLQHQRLMEELVLDLLKKDNDISKSKVRYYGNSLQHRVKNRVWQTLLLLLPKLREEFVATFLNRVFEAGFCSNQASVKYLIEWMMILILVYYPQHMDSFWACFSMDHEKTKTSSCTFLSVLVHFNVIIPNLKDEAVQLRKALDIILQWCFNHNFSVRLYALLALKRVWTLAEVRAREGADGFGGLSTVIKACLYQAEAMQSTGNANKNWMRIQEHFFFGAFHPIRDYSVETIFYTFPSLSELADDEWIPPWKFEKLSCFCESPSLALRNPSPELSQLQPGDWIQQDKGEQNKEDRWADVQKKITPWRLGIQEQELELQLVPQQRAARLGKLHGALLVVASLIDKPTNLGGLCRTCEIFGASALVLDSLRHVSDKHFQSLSVSSELWLPLLEVKPVELTDFLQVKKSEGYCIVGVEQTANSQSLQDYQFPEKTLLLLGNEREGIPANLLRMLDVCVEIPQQGVIRSLNVHVSAALLIWEYTRQHLTSGSPEVDSKRS
- the tarbp1 gene encoding probable methyltransferase TARBP1 isoform X3, whose translation is MYSVLINAVLSSSPDYGLLFESLSWPSDSWPETERVEALSAFIEGLGSLMADSDTTPLTTVNRKSIINKIDSVIWTHCLPLLSKISAEAGKGTQCRESTAAACRLMSVCLPLCDEVVPGRVALSVLPSLQMSEEDAPAPGRLNVEVASELMAVLIPSLSTDEHLTLTILTSALSCIKTLPDPLVSKVTVRLLLTLLNCCSGARLGGVLKLILDDLCSWHSTDRTPVVTERALLCLTALSDHLLKPHSQSPSSSPPSSCDPRLSLQFWRMVQDGLTHRDSVSRKRALYLLKKSVALSEEDSVDCSLSPSGQADETLFRWTPNRSKLLREFWEDYVLVMETLEENQVHVVRPVLNRIDTLIQTTVNDSQGQGLFHPSWLLCVYQRMFHSENKSLMREGVCHMLELQVLQQPDFALAFSQFIVGPFMDVLSETSLFHRSVGQSVGDCPELGAKLQVFMATFFSSLPSEHRGRMLLQMIQQMCSKHWCAVPLLFLSQALSKLPPSPLLGIDGLTALREVLRCTMITHQVLLRGAAQCFLLNSALCLTDVSTVTLDDVFSFLMDFRADESLCRGTQIWKQLCVWLYDNEGSFKPRILNGDCADAATKKETVRSYVQNEMYTYLRVPPSTGHTERLPDQKEADKLARAILLCVDMERNQLSAETANTLESLLSPLLDTLSRVNTNVYLPVRKSDKSLQLIFRLFQLGRTPSCQHAGEEQVDNVMVAMKKLIFKLVDPVQEFIQRRLFGELQELFDVERAELYLCVLRQLVITYSSAPQHHNKLQQTCFPKLIKHSLRVLQEPSQQMASAVAMASVAMVCDLVEQRVIDMQPETISVLKSLNDYFYNPASKSPSALGNFNKRLQKPQTEDCSSDGGVHSPLLQDWGRIAAKFMRDQWMCLSFLIKAVGIPEGVEVSRVPETLKAALSCAVEALALLPSDLVLPVLTFMETVLPQLLHCEETLCVEAVTLSWELVQGLTTNAHDFWLALRGFISMAFHHKLLELTDSQAPTLVATLKQIAAELTELSQSKSGVFGVLLQHCCQTWLPADRGSGDKAHSTFSCVFSHISILTEACVYGPVFRRDQRLIQDVQTYVEQLGEECAANVAVTSDNRDDQLPRICVLAFLSRLDSSNLQHQRLMEELVLDLLKKDNDISKSKVRYYGNSLQHRVKNRVWQTLLLLLPKLREEFVATFLNRVFEAGFCSNQASVKYLIEWMMILILVYYPQHMDSFWACFSMDHEKTKTSSCTFLSVLVHFNVIIPNLKDEAVQLRKALDIILQWCFNHNFSVRLYALLALKRVWTLAEVRAREGADGFGGLSTVIKACLYQAEAMQSTGNANKNWMRIQEHFFFGAFHPIRDYSVETIFYTFPSLSELADDEWIPPWKFEKLSCFCESPSLALRNPSPELSQLQPGDWIQQDKGEQNKEDRWADVQKKITPWRLGIQEQELELQLVPQQRAARLGKLHGALLVVASLIDKPTNLGGLCRTCEIFGASALVLDSLRHVSDKHFQSLSVSSELWLPLLEITN